A stretch of Myceligenerans xiligouense DNA encodes these proteins:
- a CDS encoding EH signature domain-containing protein, whose amino-acid sequence MSTDFQRAVRFQVSPWPADNAPRWRELAEKAETVARKAGTSGSRFRDVVVHVRTLLANGAYGAVAERLGDRQVMRALLTVWADDDALAWASMPQLFPEARIRLLEHPSRISATILAALFWRHFDHLDAAQPGLTAAVGRTLHEVAAGLQREGIDDGGPLGAIVREPQFWIAQNGPAALAQHLIAAGRTLDDHLDRNGISGLEGRFGILARHEYYLVQIRQADHTAGGHVFLADISREEVKAAEAGNGLSFGHALLQALCDKPANQDPSPQWREALLAIGGDPRYREREGWRRWWAHVPPHLTERAARWMAGADLNIYFGALDTYARDHGKDEMRRMLPARTTFLRGLYHSNLVRDVRLILGDGVRAGMRSQLTGIDARRLTGQGSSETAVVLLVCDGFTVVEGSHNFQIYLYAGDPVPMLVDPRRRTYSLDDLKKQVPALYEREHGGQQNGQFIGQHVSFRHRSIWQPQAIEFLRGIGVAIDARTVLSSTDYEKHRLRELRASNATRYSRRGW is encoded by the coding sequence ATGAGCACAGACTTCCAACGAGCCGTCAGGTTTCAGGTCTCCCCCTGGCCCGCGGACAACGCCCCGCGCTGGCGCGAGCTCGCCGAAAAGGCGGAGACCGTCGCCCGCAAGGCGGGTACGTCCGGTTCCCGCTTCCGCGATGTCGTCGTCCATGTCCGCACGCTGCTCGCGAACGGCGCGTACGGCGCGGTCGCCGAGCGCCTCGGCGACCGCCAGGTGATGCGCGCCCTGCTCACGGTATGGGCCGACGACGACGCGCTGGCCTGGGCCTCCATGCCGCAGCTCTTCCCCGAGGCCAGGATCCGGCTGCTCGAACACCCCAGCCGGATCTCGGCCACGATACTCGCGGCACTCTTCTGGCGGCACTTCGATCACCTCGACGCCGCGCAGCCCGGCCTCACCGCCGCTGTCGGACGGACACTCCACGAGGTGGCCGCGGGTCTCCAGCGAGAGGGTATCGACGACGGCGGGCCGCTCGGCGCGATCGTGCGTGAGCCCCAGTTCTGGATCGCGCAGAACGGACCTGCCGCCCTCGCGCAGCACCTCATCGCGGCCGGCCGAACGCTCGACGACCACCTGGACCGGAACGGGATCTCGGGTCTGGAGGGCCGCTTCGGGATCCTCGCTCGCCACGAGTACTACCTCGTGCAGATCAGGCAGGCCGACCACACGGCCGGTGGACATGTGTTTCTCGCCGACATCAGCCGCGAGGAGGTCAAAGCTGCGGAGGCCGGCAACGGTCTCTCGTTCGGGCATGCCCTGCTCCAAGCTCTGTGCGACAAGCCCGCGAATCAGGATCCGTCACCGCAGTGGCGTGAAGCCCTCCTCGCCATCGGCGGGGACCCCCGGTACCGCGAGCGGGAGGGCTGGCGGCGGTGGTGGGCCCACGTCCCGCCGCATCTGACGGAACGGGCCGCGCGGTGGATGGCCGGCGCCGACCTCAACATCTATTTCGGGGCGCTGGACACGTATGCACGCGATCACGGGAAGGATGAGATGCGGCGCATGCTTCCCGCACGCACCACCTTCCTGCGCGGTCTCTACCACAGCAATCTCGTGCGAGACGTGCGGCTGATCCTGGGTGACGGTGTCCGCGCGGGAATGCGCTCACAGCTCACCGGCATCGATGCTCGCAGGCTGACCGGGCAGGGCTCGTCGGAGACCGCCGTCGTGCTCCTGGTGTGCGATGGCTTCACCGTCGTCGAAGGCTCGCACAACTTCCAGATCTACCTCTATGCCGGAGATCCCGTCCCGATGCTTGTCGACCCCCGCCGGCGGACCTACAGTCTGGACGACCTCAAGAAACAGGTTCCCGCTCTCTACGAACGCGAGCACGGCGGGCAGCAGAACGGTCAGTTCATCGGTCAGCACGTGAGCTTCCGGCACCGGAGCATCTGGCAGCCCCAGGCGATCGAGTTCCTCCGTGGCATCGGCGTCGCGATCGACGCCCGCACCGTCTTGTCCTCGACCGACTACGAGAAGCACCGTCTCCGCGAACTCCGCGCATCAAACGCGACGCGATACAGCCGAAGAGGCTGGTGA
- a CDS encoding OmpA/MotB family protein — protein sequence MLRRTPWARRAEQGDENPYWISFSDLMSALLLIFILTLVVVIVRLQDQQSALTEAKQTVAQQEAMFVAQVDTLRESERIRAEMLTEIADKLAKQGIEVQVDESNSVLSIPTSLLGFESGSYEVAEAHRGRAVTIGKVVAEVISTDERYRVLDTVFVEGHTDNAPFDGLDGTGNWGLSTFRAISLWRVWESADGANRLKALRSEAGEPLFSVSGYGQTRPVEANQATESGKAKNRRIDLRFTVVRPTAADLAKIVEHEAEVSESVGR from the coding sequence ATGCTACGCCGGACCCCGTGGGCACGGCGCGCTGAACAGGGCGACGAGAACCCCTACTGGATCTCGTTCTCCGACCTGATGTCGGCCCTGCTCCTGATCTTCATCCTGACCCTCGTGGTGGTGATCGTCCGGCTCCAGGACCAGCAGAGCGCACTCACCGAGGCGAAGCAGACGGTCGCGCAGCAGGAGGCCATGTTCGTCGCGCAGGTCGACACCCTGCGGGAGTCGGAGCGGATCCGCGCGGAGATGCTCACCGAGATCGCCGACAAGCTGGCGAAGCAAGGCATCGAGGTGCAGGTCGACGAGTCGAACTCCGTGCTCAGCATCCCGACGTCGCTCCTGGGCTTCGAGTCCGGCTCGTACGAGGTCGCCGAGGCTCACCGGGGCCGGGCGGTCACGATCGGCAAGGTCGTGGCCGAGGTCATCTCCACCGATGAGCGGTACCGCGTGCTCGACACCGTCTTCGTCGAGGGCCACACCGACAACGCACCGTTCGATGGCCTCGACGGAACAGGAAACTGGGGCTTGTCGACATTCCGGGCCATCTCGCTGTGGCGGGTCTGGGAATCGGCCGACGGCGCGAATCGCCTGAAGGCGCTGCGGAGCGAGGCGGGAGAGCCACTGTTCTCGGTGTCCGGCTACGGGCAGACGCGCCCCGTCGAGGCGAACCAGGCCACCGAGTCCGGCAAGGCGAAGAACCGCCGCATCGACCTGCGCTTCACGGTCGTTCGCCCGACGGCGGCCGACCTCGCCAAGATCGTCGAGCACGAGGCCGAGGTCAGCGAGTCCGTCGGCAGATGA
- the zorA gene encoding anti-phage ZorAB system protein ZorA has product MACILIIALFLWGIVQVWQGRHAARLRVAIVRDLITNVEPADLVARQGEIAWRAQQSPDQHVQNAWREFDETLVRTPDGSRLWNTQNASAFFGPESLASELIRNPLLRAAPGLLTAIGVLFTFFGLTQGLGSLAISSDSTVPELMTGVNPLIEGAGTAFISSLWGVFFSAVLTFVHRLVETGIGKRIDGLQSDIDKLFEYRSAEQALVDIQHHTKESSQSLDDMAEKIGNKLQEVVSQNFSDAAAKAAVQNSAVFEQLVEQFTAEFRGMGVTLADRLDAATVGLAETLGAMATATQEQVRLLDERLPQVVTNLDLAAKRIGTASESLEASSGKLRATADIFDNAAGSLGDAVADGTEKLDEVQTQASGSISTIVQISTRLESLNTTTLTAARQIGEAAGQVNGGFAELQDRIKALTASVKEWLNDYEQEVGRQVEHRMSEWNTHTRDFSDQMTRATKALSGVMEDIEATTSQSGKQFDNLHQKLSDYTETLGAAVERMDTPQPEATGAYESASSDGSEEVTDATPDPVGTAR; this is encoded by the coding sequence GTGGCGTGCATACTGATCATCGCGCTCTTCCTCTGGGGAATCGTGCAGGTTTGGCAGGGCAGGCACGCTGCTCGCCTGCGTGTCGCCATCGTGCGTGACCTCATCACCAACGTCGAGCCCGCCGATCTGGTGGCACGCCAGGGCGAGATCGCGTGGCGAGCCCAGCAGTCGCCCGATCAACATGTCCAGAATGCGTGGCGGGAGTTCGACGAGACCCTGGTGAGGACTCCGGACGGTTCACGTCTCTGGAACACGCAGAACGCGAGCGCCTTCTTCGGACCGGAGTCGCTGGCGAGCGAGCTCATCCGGAACCCGCTCCTGAGAGCGGCTCCCGGACTGCTGACGGCGATCGGTGTCCTGTTCACCTTCTTCGGGCTGACGCAAGGTCTGGGAAGCTTGGCGATCTCGTCCGACTCAACCGTCCCTGAACTCATGACCGGTGTGAACCCGCTGATCGAAGGTGCAGGGACCGCTTTCATCTCGTCCCTGTGGGGTGTCTTCTTCAGCGCGGTGCTCACCTTCGTCCATCGCTTGGTCGAGACCGGGATCGGCAAGCGGATCGACGGTCTCCAGAGCGACATCGACAAGCTGTTCGAATACCGCTCCGCCGAGCAGGCGCTCGTGGACATCCAGCACCACACCAAGGAGTCGTCCCAGTCGTTGGACGACATGGCCGAGAAGATCGGCAACAAGCTCCAGGAGGTCGTGAGCCAGAACTTCTCCGACGCCGCGGCCAAGGCCGCCGTCCAGAACAGTGCCGTCTTCGAGCAGCTCGTCGAGCAGTTCACCGCCGAGTTCCGCGGGATGGGCGTCACGCTCGCCGACCGCCTCGACGCCGCCACGGTCGGGCTGGCCGAGACGCTCGGGGCGATGGCCACGGCCACGCAGGAGCAGGTCCGCCTCCTCGACGAACGGCTCCCCCAGGTGGTGACGAACCTCGATCTGGCGGCCAAGCGAATCGGAACGGCGAGCGAGAGCCTGGAGGCGTCGTCCGGGAAGCTCCGCGCGACAGCAGACATCTTCGACAACGCCGCGGGCAGCCTCGGGGACGCCGTCGCCGACGGCACGGAGAAGCTGGACGAGGTCCAGACGCAGGCGTCCGGATCGATCTCCACCATCGTCCAGATCAGTACGCGGCTCGAGTCCCTCAACACCACCACGCTCACGGCCGCACGGCAGATCGGTGAGGCGGCCGGGCAGGTGAACGGCGGATTCGCTGAGCTCCAGGACCGGATCAAGGCGCTGACCGCCTCCGTGAAGGAGTGGCTCAACGACTACGAGCAGGAGGTCGGACGACAGGTCGAGCACAGGATGTCGGAGTGGAACACCCACACCCGCGACTTCTCCGACCAGATGACCCGTGCCACCAAGGCGCTGTCCGGCGTCATGGAAGACATCGAGGCGACGACCAGCCAGTCCGGCAAGCAGTTCGACAACCTCCACCAGAAGCTCAGCGACTACACCGAGACCCTGGGCGCTGCGGTGGAGCGGATGGACACTCCACAGCCTGAGGCCACGGGCGCCTACGAATCTGCTTCCTCGGACGGCTCGGAGGAGGTGACCGATGCTACGCCGGACCCCGTGGGCACGGCGCGCTGA
- a CDS encoding 3'-5' exonuclease, translating into MPQVIIPSEVPSLDGSIRSQAYAFIDKLRKNDTLPGLHIEPIELAADKNVRTGRVNRFWRAVLIKLTGSHEESRYIYLGTFPHDEAIAYARNVVFQRNPRSGSAEVIRVDLVDAAPRPAPSSYRIERHAATRTEVASSDTVSGAATTPVLQRHGTTFEDLLDIGVAAPIAHEAVLAADPDRLLEVAMAAPSAFQTDALLMLGDGSTIAQVRAAYDVRPVEGGTENDTEDDLIEALDRPASQLEFTYLVDDDDLRAAIEDENFARWRVFLHPQQRAYAEARTNGAFRLSGGAGTGKTVVLLHRARHLHRAYPAARIVLTTYNTTLAAALRAGLRALDKNIRPAEQLGDPGIYICTIDSASWTLVTQAGRFGLDMHGAAGQVLGERRSGVVQAADPGLWEAALGRAGGRLPDLLRNVDFLETEYGYVVVPGQIVSRDQYLVARRPGRGVSLGRSQRHAVWDVIEAYRALSAQAGATDYDEKAMLAAAALDSAAGSGGRRVADHVLADEAQDFTPSRLLLLRALAGTGPNDLFLAEDSQQRIYRPRTVLSRYGIRVTGRSRRLQLNYRTTAQNLDYATGILSGQETADLEDAGVDDSAMRSARSGPRPLMIGRGTRDEAYDAGAETLRGWLADGTPPETIAVLARTRAQATWLARRLDDDGIPSRFVDKGVESWGGRVATMTMHRAKGMEFRNVLLFGATAAATRPDARVPEGDRPEALQRERALLYVAATRARDHLAVVWDGEKSALLPEPAALPEPAVVAAPETGGGYTDRDELAREIHDTVGQSFAHIALTASVVEVDESAVPAIREQMASIRSTVQRGREQLHDLLAELRTGADGHAPVSFDDLTRLLARFKNEGVRISSNVSLSESETASAALAQACYGIVQESVTNAMKYAADSPIDITLRAAPSTGVTLVVFNPLAAGAGDGGPGSDGSVRGGGSGLSGMAERAESLGGTFSAEVVAGRFVVDARIPWS; encoded by the coding sequence GTGCCCCAGGTGATCATCCCGTCCGAGGTCCCGTCCCTGGACGGCAGCATCCGCTCGCAGGCGTACGCCTTCATCGACAAGCTGCGCAAGAACGACACGCTGCCGGGGCTGCACATCGAGCCCATCGAGCTGGCCGCCGACAAGAACGTCCGCACGGGACGGGTGAACCGGTTCTGGCGGGCGGTGCTGATCAAGCTCACCGGCTCGCACGAGGAGTCGCGCTACATCTACCTGGGCACGTTCCCCCACGACGAGGCGATCGCGTACGCGCGGAACGTCGTGTTCCAGCGCAATCCGCGCAGCGGATCGGCCGAGGTGATCCGGGTCGATCTCGTGGACGCCGCGCCGCGCCCGGCGCCGTCGTCGTACCGCATCGAACGGCACGCCGCTACGCGGACGGAGGTGGCCTCGTCGGACACGGTGTCCGGTGCCGCCACGACCCCGGTTCTGCAGCGGCACGGGACCACCTTCGAGGACCTGCTCGACATCGGTGTCGCCGCGCCGATCGCGCACGAGGCGGTCCTCGCCGCGGACCCGGACCGCCTGCTGGAGGTCGCGATGGCGGCGCCGTCGGCTTTCCAGACCGACGCGCTGCTGATGCTGGGCGACGGATCGACGATCGCGCAGGTCCGTGCCGCCTACGATGTCCGCCCCGTCGAGGGCGGCACGGAGAACGACACGGAGGACGACCTGATCGAGGCGCTGGACCGCCCGGCGTCACAGCTCGAGTTCACCTACCTCGTGGACGACGACGACCTGCGGGCCGCGATCGAGGACGAGAACTTCGCACGCTGGCGGGTGTTCCTGCACCCGCAGCAGCGTGCGTACGCCGAGGCGAGGACGAACGGCGCTTTCCGCCTCTCGGGCGGCGCCGGGACCGGGAAGACCGTGGTGCTGCTCCACCGCGCACGGCACCTGCACCGCGCGTATCCCGCCGCACGGATCGTCCTGACCACCTACAACACCACGCTCGCGGCAGCGCTGCGCGCGGGACTGCGCGCCCTCGACAAGAACATCCGCCCGGCGGAGCAGCTCGGCGACCCCGGCATCTACATCTGCACCATCGACTCGGCCTCGTGGACGCTGGTGACCCAGGCCGGGCGCTTCGGGCTGGACATGCATGGTGCCGCCGGGCAGGTACTCGGCGAACGCCGCTCCGGCGTCGTCCAGGCCGCCGATCCCGGCCTCTGGGAGGCCGCGCTGGGGCGGGCCGGCGGCCGGCTACCCGACCTGCTGCGTAACGTCGACTTCCTCGAGACGGAGTACGGGTACGTCGTCGTGCCGGGGCAGATCGTGTCCCGTGACCAGTACCTCGTCGCTCGGCGGCCAGGGCGCGGTGTGTCGCTCGGGCGGTCACAACGCCATGCCGTGTGGGACGTGATCGAGGCGTACCGGGCTCTCTCGGCGCAGGCGGGTGCGACCGACTACGACGAGAAGGCGATGCTCGCGGCAGCGGCGCTCGATTCCGCCGCCGGGAGTGGCGGGCGGCGCGTGGCCGATCACGTCCTGGCCGACGAGGCGCAGGACTTCACGCCCTCCCGCCTGCTCCTGCTCCGCGCGCTGGCCGGCACAGGACCGAACGACCTGTTCCTGGCCGAGGACTCCCAGCAGCGCATCTACCGCCCGCGGACGGTCCTGTCACGGTACGGCATCCGTGTGACGGGGCGGTCACGCAGGCTCCAGCTCAACTACCGGACCACCGCGCAGAACCTCGACTACGCCACAGGCATCCTGTCCGGGCAGGAGACCGCGGACCTCGAGGACGCCGGAGTGGACGACTCCGCGATGCGCTCGGCCCGATCCGGACCGCGCCCGCTGATGATCGGACGCGGCACGCGCGACGAGGCGTACGACGCCGGTGCCGAGACCCTGCGCGGCTGGCTCGCCGACGGGACCCCGCCGGAGACGATCGCCGTGCTCGCCCGGACGCGCGCCCAGGCAACGTGGCTCGCCCGGCGGCTGGACGATGACGGGATCCCTTCCCGGTTCGTCGACAAGGGCGTCGAGAGCTGGGGCGGCCGGGTCGCGACGATGACCATGCACCGCGCCAAGGGCATGGAGTTCCGCAACGTGCTGCTCTTCGGTGCGACCGCGGCAGCGACTCGGCCCGACGCGCGGGTTCCCGAGGGCGACCGGCCCGAGGCGCTGCAGCGGGAACGGGCGCTGCTGTACGTGGCGGCGACGCGGGCACGGGACCATCTCGCCGTCGTGTGGGACGGCGAGAAGAGCGCACTGCTGCCTGAGCCGGCGGCACTGCCTGAACCGGCGGTCGTCGCCGCTCCCGAAACCGGTGGCGGATACACCGACCGGGACGAGCTGGCGCGCGAGATCCACGACACCGTAGGGCAGTCGTTCGCACATATCGCGTTGACGGCGTCCGTCGTGGAGGTCGACGAGTCGGCCGTTCCCGCGATCCGCGAACAGATGGCGTCCATCCGTTCCACCGTGCAGCGCGGGCGCGAGCAGCTCCACGACCTCCTGGCCGAGCTTCGCACCGGCGCCGACGGCCACGCACCCGTCTCGTTCGACGATCTCACCCGTCTCCTGGCCAGGTTCAAGAACGAGGGCGTCCGCATCAGCAGCAACGTCTCGCTCTCCGAGAGCGAGACCGCGAGCGCCGCACTGGCGCAGGCCTGCTACGGGATCGTGCAGGAGTCCGTCACCAACGCGATGAAGTACGCCGCGGACTCCCCGATCGATATCACGCTGCGAGCGGCACCGTCGACCGGCGTCACGCTGGTCGTGTTCAACCCGCTCGCCGCCGGGGCGGGCGACGGCGGTCCGGGCAGCGACGGGTCGGTACGTGGCGGAGGCTCCGGGCTGTCGGGGATGGCCGAGCGGGCGGAAAGCCTCGGCGGCACCTTCAGCGCAGAGGTCGTGGCGGGCCGGTTCGTCGTGGACGCCCGGATCCCCTGGAGCTGA
- a CDS encoding UvrD-helicase domain-containing protein, with the protein MPQIILGPQPKKSLDGSVKKAVFSFLEKLQADDTAPGLHIEPINGSHDPRVRTGRVSEFWRAVLVKVQGGGDAHYVYLGTFAHDDAIAFAKTASVRINPRNGIAELIQADLESRPEPSLPEATDTTPPQPPTVPAPEPLLPRRGVSLADLLELGIDPALAERAAGVAAGTETEAEDLLLDLAGQAEAAWQGNALVDLAVGTPLADVAAKLALPAEGPADPAASSDDSLLLEALQQPAARLDFHFFENNEELRAAIEDDDFGKWRVFLHPEQRDHATKARNGSFRLSGGAGTGKTVVLVHRARHLARRDPSARIILTTYNRTLAGQLVEQLRTLDPELPVHENLGAPGVFVGGIDQIARKVLQRGTARLLAGGDSPGSVATVLGARTAEVLGNTANARWDQAIAMVPGLPAELRSPTFFQAEYATVVLPNLVTQRDQYLRVRRPGRGTALSRPLRTAVWDVIEAYRASAAADATTDFEEKAMIAAVDLDAAAGAVVRSAPRPADHVLVDEGQDLTPARLLLLRALAEEGPDDLFLAEDSQQRIYGQKIVLSRYGINIRGRSRRLTLNYRTTAQNLRYAVGVLANEQFVDLDDESATVAGYRSARSGPPVIAEGLGSLAGEYKEAAELVRSWIESPERPTKPENIGLLVRDRSSGNRLVTGLAEHGVDARFVGSEMPAAPGKPVVMTMHRSKGMEFSKVVLFDISESSDPSWISSLPEAERADARLRDRSLIYVAATRARDELAILWKGSPSQVLPATTP; encoded by the coding sequence ATGCCCCAGATCATCCTCGGACCCCAGCCCAAGAAGAGCCTGGACGGCAGCGTCAAGAAAGCCGTGTTCTCCTTCCTGGAGAAACTCCAGGCCGACGACACCGCGCCCGGGCTGCACATCGAACCGATCAACGGATCGCACGACCCGCGGGTCCGTACCGGGCGGGTCAGCGAGTTCTGGCGCGCCGTGCTGGTCAAGGTGCAGGGCGGCGGCGACGCCCACTACGTGTACCTCGGGACGTTCGCGCACGACGACGCGATCGCGTTCGCGAAGACCGCCTCCGTGCGCATCAACCCGCGCAACGGCATCGCCGAACTGATCCAGGCGGACCTCGAGTCACGGCCGGAGCCCTCACTCCCCGAGGCCACGGACACGACCCCGCCGCAGCCTCCCACGGTCCCCGCTCCAGAGCCGCTGCTCCCGCGGCGCGGGGTATCGCTGGCCGATCTGCTGGAGCTGGGCATCGACCCCGCCCTCGCCGAACGAGCGGCGGGTGTCGCGGCCGGTACCGAAACCGAGGCGGAGGACCTGCTGCTCGATCTCGCCGGGCAGGCGGAAGCGGCCTGGCAGGGCAACGCGCTCGTCGATCTCGCCGTCGGGACCCCCCTGGCGGACGTGGCGGCCAAGCTCGCGCTCCCCGCGGAAGGGCCCGCGGACCCGGCGGCGTCGTCGGACGACTCGCTCCTGCTCGAGGCCCTGCAGCAACCCGCGGCACGGCTCGACTTCCACTTCTTCGAGAACAACGAGGAACTGCGGGCCGCGATCGAGGACGACGACTTCGGCAAGTGGCGCGTGTTCCTTCACCCGGAGCAGCGTGACCACGCGACGAAGGCGCGCAACGGATCGTTCCGGCTGTCGGGCGGTGCCGGGACCGGGAAGACCGTGGTGCTCGTGCACCGTGCCCGGCACCTGGCACGACGCGATCCATCGGCACGGATCATCCTGACGACGTACAACCGGACGCTGGCGGGCCAGCTCGTGGAGCAGCTCCGGACGCTGGATCCCGAGCTGCCCGTGCACGAGAACCTCGGCGCGCCCGGGGTGTTCGTGGGCGGGATCGACCAGATCGCGCGGAAGGTGTTGCAGCGCGGGACGGCACGGCTCCTGGCCGGCGGGGACTCCCCCGGATCGGTGGCCACGGTGCTCGGCGCCCGGACAGCCGAGGTGCTGGGGAACACCGCGAACGCTCGGTGGGACCAGGCGATCGCGATGGTCCCCGGGCTCCCGGCCGAACTACGCAGCCCTACCTTCTTCCAGGCGGAGTACGCCACCGTGGTGCTCCCCAACCTCGTGACGCAGCGGGACCAGTACCTCCGGGTGCGTCGGCCCGGGCGTGGCACGGCGCTGTCGCGGCCGCTGCGCACGGCGGTCTGGGACGTCATCGAGGCCTACCGGGCCTCGGCGGCGGCCGACGCCACGACGGACTTCGAGGAGAAGGCGATGATCGCCGCCGTCGACCTCGACGCCGCGGCGGGAGCCGTGGTGCGGTCGGCGCCCCGGCCCGCGGACCACGTCCTGGTGGACGAGGGCCAGGACCTGACCCCGGCTCGTCTGCTTCTCCTGCGCGCGCTGGCCGAGGAAGGACCGGACGACCTGTTCCTCGCCGAGGACTCGCAGCAGCGGATCTACGGGCAGAAGATCGTGCTGTCGCGGTACGGGATCAACATCCGTGGCAGGTCCCGGCGGCTGACGCTGAACTACCGCACCACCGCGCAGAACCTCCGGTACGCCGTGGGAGTCCTGGCGAACGAGCAGTTCGTGGACCTGGACGACGAGTCCGCGACCGTCGCCGGATACCGCTCCGCGCGCTCCGGGCCACCCGTGATCGCCGAAGGGCTCGGCAGCCTGGCCGGCGAGTACAAGGAAGCCGCAGAACTGGTGCGGTCCTGGATCGAGTCGCCCGAGCGACCCACCAAGCCCGAGAACATCGGTCTCCTGGTCCGTGACCGGAGTTCCGGCAACCGCCTCGTCACGGGTCTGGCCGAGCACGGCGTGGACGCCCGCTTCGTCGGGAGCGAGATGCCGGCCGCACCCGGCAAGCCGGTCGTCATGACGATGCACCGCTCCAAGGGCATGGAGTTCAGCAAGGTCGTCCTGTTCGACATCTCGGAGTCCTCGGACCCCTCCTGGATCTCGTCGCTCCCGGAGGCCGAGCGCGCCGACGCCCGGCTCCGTGACCGGTCGCTGATCTACGTGGCGGCCACCCGCGCCCGGGACGAGCTGGCGATCCTCTGGAAGGGGTCGCCGAGTCAGGTGCTGCCTGCCACGACGCCCTGA